CAGTAAAACCGGATGGCGCGTCTGTGGTAAGTAATGAGAATATGCAGGAGCTTGTTGTAATTGGTCGAATAAAACTTGTAAAAGATGTTCTAAATATTCCGGTTTTCCATTTTGTTTTTGCTGTTCTAATATTTGTAAAACTAAGGTTCGGAAGAAAGGCTGAATACTAAAGCATTTACAGACATCCCCTAAAATAGAACATAGGCGAGGGTGTAGTCGAATACAAATATAGTGAATTTCATGGTCAATATCTGTTGATTGATGGACAGTTTGAGGTGGAATCCAAAGCCCGTAACTCGGAGGAGACAAGTATATTTGTTCCTCTACCTGCATTTCCAAAATACCATTTAAACTAAAATTAAAATCTCCCCAAAGTGAGGCATGAGGACGAACAATATCTTCTTTTTCATATAGAAATTCATGAACTTCTATATCGTTCAATAAGGAAAATTGCTGGTCCTCATTTTTCATCTATTTACTCTGAATAATATTTTAATTTTCACAAGTCGCTTTAGGATTATTTAAGCCTTTGGCAAAGGTAAATGTACTAATTAATGCTAAAGCAACGAAGCTTAATACGCCATAAATTAAAGTATTTTCATTGAAATGATCAACTACATAACCACCTAATAATGAACCTGTAGCAATCATGACTTGGAACATA
This window of the Acinetobacter sp. XH1741 genome carries:
- a CDS encoding AraC family transcriptional regulator, producing the protein MKNEDQQFSLLNDIEVHEFLYEKEDIVRPHASLWGDFNFSLNGILEMQVEEQIYLSPPSYGLWIPPQTVHQSTDIDHEIHYICIRLHPRLCSILGDVCKCFSIQPFFRTLVLQILEQQKQNGKPEYLEHLLQVLFDQLQQAPAYSHYLPQTRHPVLLPILEKLSDPLLFNHSLQQLLQNFSVSDRHLLRLSQQELQLSLSEWRNRAKIVYALHQIRQGTPIKRLAYDLGYQHSSSFIEFFKRYTGQTPVQIRNN